In Nonomuraea sp. NBC_00507, the following are encoded in one genomic region:
- a CDS encoding sensor histidine kinase has protein sequence MGDQWAGSDDEIARAVLASSPNAVVALDRDQSVLVWNEAAERLFGWTAEEMLGRRAPIVPAELTAELNAVLERVRTGGQVSLRTKRLHSDGSVLDLRVDISALRLGSAVAGYVCVHHLARTDEVAKNRMARRARLVRKLTDVVGDINSELELPAVLDRISASLTELTGADAGGFVLIEGERLRLVSTYQLPESIRGTTSDLRTSLVDRLLRTGKTVLLQSNELDDLVWAKLNGLHTIALGLAAVGGRPYGALYALFARRTPGHLELELLELLAGHAGIAVGNAVAYQEAVRQRAHEQAVFDASADGIAVLDQAGRVVRWNPAAAEITAFPADAVIGGPPPFPLPEAGEKLTFQMESGRWLDVVSARVEETGEVVVDFRDVTTAKELEEAKDLFLATTSHELRTPITIVRGFASTLDSRWDKMSDPERRSAVHTIAERARSLGQLMDHLLLGARAGADELKVRIETFDLAERIHAATLGLPALSDKHRVEVVLPDKLPDVLGDALATDIVLGQLLENAFKYSPKGGLISVEAWLEDQNVVVVVDDEGVGIAPPDRERIFERFVQVDSGDRRRFGGVGLGLYIVRSLARAQGGDVSAHPRPGGGTRMRLVLRCPSPIGSDTPMR, from the coding sequence GTGGGGGACCAATGGGCCGGTAGTGACGATGAGATCGCTCGCGCGGTGCTCGCCAGCTCACCCAACGCCGTCGTGGCGCTCGACAGGGACCAGAGTGTGCTGGTCTGGAACGAGGCCGCCGAGCGGCTCTTCGGGTGGACGGCCGAGGAGATGCTCGGGCGCAGGGCGCCGATCGTGCCCGCGGAGCTGACCGCCGAGCTCAACGCCGTGCTCGAACGCGTGCGCACCGGGGGCCAGGTGTCGCTCCGCACCAAACGCCTGCACAGCGACGGCAGCGTGCTGGACCTGCGGGTCGACATCAGCGCGTTGCGACTGGGCAGCGCCGTGGCCGGCTACGTGTGTGTGCACCACCTGGCCAGGACCGACGAGGTCGCCAAGAACCGGATGGCGCGCCGGGCCAGGCTCGTGCGCAAGCTGACCGACGTGGTCGGCGACATCAACTCCGAGCTGGAGCTGCCGGCCGTGCTGGACCGGATCTCGGCCAGCCTCACTGAGCTGACCGGGGCGGACGCGGGCGGGTTCGTGCTGATCGAGGGGGAGCGGCTGCGGCTGGTCAGCACGTACCAGCTGCCGGAGTCGATCAGGGGGACCACCTCCGACCTGCGGACGAGCCTGGTGGACCGGCTCTTAAGAACCGGCAAGACCGTCCTGCTGCAGTCGAACGAGCTCGACGACCTGGTGTGGGCGAAGCTGAACGGGCTGCACACGATCGCGCTGGGCCTGGCCGCCGTCGGCGGGCGGCCGTACGGCGCGCTCTACGCGCTGTTCGCCCGGCGCACGCCGGGGCATCTCGAACTGGAGCTGCTGGAGCTCCTGGCCGGGCACGCCGGCATCGCCGTCGGCAACGCGGTCGCCTACCAGGAGGCGGTCCGGCAGCGGGCGCACGAGCAGGCGGTGTTCGACGCCAGCGCCGACGGGATCGCCGTGCTGGATCAGGCCGGGCGCGTGGTGCGGTGGAACCCGGCCGCCGCCGAGATCACCGCCTTCCCCGCCGACGCCGTCATCGGCGGGCCGCCGCCGTTCCCGCTGCCCGAGGCGGGGGAGAAGCTCACGTTCCAGATGGAGAGCGGGCGCTGGCTGGACGTGGTGAGCGCGCGGGTCGAGGAGACCGGCGAGGTCGTCGTCGACTTCCGCGACGTGACCACGGCCAAGGAACTCGAGGAGGCCAAAGACCTGTTCCTGGCCACGACCAGCCACGAACTGCGCACACCGATCACGATCGTGCGGGGGTTCGCGAGCACGCTGGACTCGCGCTGGGACAAGATGAGCGACCCCGAGCGCCGCTCGGCCGTGCACACGATCGCCGAGCGGGCCAGGTCCCTGGGGCAGCTCATGGACCACCTGCTGCTCGGCGCACGGGCGGGCGCGGACGAGCTGAAGGTACGGATCGAGACGTTCGACCTGGCCGAGCGCATCCACGCGGCCACCCTGGGCCTGCCGGCGTTGTCGGACAAGCACCGGGTGGAGGTCGTGCTCCCCGACAAGCTGCCTGACGTGCTCGGCGACGCGCTGGCCACGGACATCGTCCTCGGGCAGCTGCTGGAGAACGCGTTCAAGTACTCGCCGAAGGGCGGGCTGATCAGCGTCGAGGCCTGGCTGGAGGACCAGAACGTCGTCGTGGTGGTCGACGACGAGGGCGTCGGCATCGCCCCGCCGGACCGCGAGCGGATCTTCGAGAGGTTCGTCCAGGTGGACAGTGGCGACCGGAGAAGGTTTGGTGGAGTGGGGCTGGGTCTCTACATCGTCCGCAGCCTCGCCCGAGCACAGGGAGGCGACGTGAGCGCTCATCCGCGACCCGGAGGTGGCACCAGGATGCGGCTCGTCCTGCGGTGCCCGTCCCCTATCGGATCCGACACACCGATGCGGTAA
- a CDS encoding methylated-DNA--[protein]-cysteine S-methyltransferase, giving the protein MTSGDLDALLRVTSTTYRGETPPDIAFGTYDGALGRMVLAVTGKGIAACSFEPENAVFELVTKHVGRFIGPDPRRLDPVRRELDAYFSGRLRAFATPVDLALATSFARTVLQKTMAVPYGTTTTLEEIGASIGRPRALRAIGNALASNPVCVIVPCHRVVREDGALGDYAGGPAAKQHLLNVEQRAAAAGR; this is encoded by the coding sequence ATGACGAGCGGCGATCTGGATGCCCTGCTACGTGTGACCTCCACCACCTATCGGGGCGAGACGCCGCCGGACATCGCCTTCGGCACCTACGACGGCGCGCTGGGCCGTATGGTGCTGGCGGTGACCGGCAAAGGCATCGCCGCGTGTTCCTTCGAGCCGGAAAACGCCGTCTTCGAGCTGGTCACCAAGCATGTGGGCAGGTTCATCGGCCCGGACCCGCGCCGGCTCGACCCGGTGCGCAGGGAGCTGGACGCCTACTTCTCCGGCCGCCTGCGTGCCTTCGCCACGCCCGTGGACCTGGCGCTGGCCACTTCCTTCGCGCGCACGGTGCTGCAGAAGACCATGGCGGTGCCGTACGGCACGACCACGACGCTGGAGGAGATCGGCGCGAGCATCGGCCGGCCGCGCGCGTTGCGGGCCATCGGCAACGCGCTGGCCTCCAACCCCGTCTGCGTGATCGTGCCGTGTCACCGGGTGGTGCGCGAGGACGGCGCCCTCGGCGACTACGCGGGCGGCCCGGCCGCCAAGCAGCACCTGCTCAACGTCGAGCAGCGCGCCGCAGCAGCAGGCCGATGA
- a CDS encoding purine-cytosine permease family protein translates to MTHVADEVPLTLQGTPPKTLGVLDQGALWANLGVSLLGFSGALYLLDPLGNAPLSLIAALTATVVGSLIGTSMVGLAAIPGTQTGQPSMVLLRGLFGAKASYVPTVLNIVQMLGWGAFELWVIAKAASAIFSGVPYQVWVIAAGVLTTALTIWPLGAVRLIRRYVTIGVIVSMIWFTWYLVSEAPAHTGGGWTAFPAAVDYVIALSVSWVPMAADFARHSRSSKAAFTGVVGGYTLAQVACLGLGVYAVAIAGADAVLADGTAVFGPFVAAPLGALFFAILVLRETDQSFANVYSTTVSLQNLMPRVDRRVFSTSIGVLTIAIALVVDVTSYGAFLGVIGAVFVPMFAVLAVDYFVLGGADRWNTDENAPSRWTMLVPWALGFVAYWLTTSTPTVPAWDGFWASAREVIGFTRQPWMNGALGGALVAALVALVIGLLLRRAARR, encoded by the coding sequence ATGACGCATGTCGCCGACGAAGTTCCGCTGACCCTCCAGGGAACGCCCCCGAAAACGCTCGGCGTCCTCGATCAAGGCGCGCTCTGGGCGAACCTCGGCGTCAGTCTCCTGGGCTTCTCGGGCGCCCTCTACCTGCTCGACCCCCTCGGCAACGCACCGCTCAGCCTGATCGCCGCGCTCACCGCCACCGTGGTGGGCAGCCTGATCGGCACGTCTATGGTGGGCCTGGCCGCCATCCCCGGCACCCAGACGGGGCAACCCTCGATGGTGCTGCTCCGCGGGCTCTTCGGGGCCAAGGCGTCCTACGTGCCCACGGTGCTGAACATCGTCCAGATGCTCGGCTGGGGCGCGTTCGAGCTCTGGGTGATCGCCAAGGCTGCCAGCGCGATCTTCAGCGGCGTCCCGTACCAGGTGTGGGTGATCGCGGCCGGGGTGCTGACCACGGCGCTCACGATCTGGCCGCTCGGGGCGGTCCGCCTGATTCGGCGGTACGTCACCATCGGCGTGATCGTGTCCATGATCTGGTTCACCTGGTACCTCGTGTCCGAGGCGCCGGCGCACACAGGCGGCGGCTGGACCGCCTTCCCCGCGGCCGTGGACTACGTGATCGCGCTCTCGGTGTCCTGGGTGCCCATGGCCGCCGACTTCGCCAGGCACTCCAGGTCCAGCAAGGCCGCGTTCACCGGCGTGGTGGGCGGCTACACGCTGGCCCAGGTCGCCTGCCTGGGGCTGGGCGTGTACGCGGTGGCCATCGCGGGCGCGGACGCGGTGCTCGCGGACGGCACGGCGGTGTTCGGACCATTCGTGGCCGCGCCGCTGGGCGCGTTGTTTTTCGCGATCCTGGTGCTGCGTGAGACCGACCAGTCTTTCGCCAACGTCTACTCCACCACCGTGTCGCTGCAGAACCTGATGCCGCGCGTGGACCGCAGGGTGTTCTCCACCAGCATCGGCGTGCTCACCATCGCGATCGCGCTGGTCGTGGACGTCACCTCGTACGGTGCCTTCCTCGGCGTGATCGGCGCGGTGTTCGTGCCGATGTTCGCGGTGCTCGCCGTCGACTACTTCGTGCTGGGTGGCGCGGACCGCTGGAACACCGACGAGAACGCGCCCTCGCGCTGGACGATGCTGGTGCCGTGGGCGCTCGGTTTCGTCGCCTACTGGCTGACGACCTCGACTCCCACTGTGCCGGCGTGGGACGGCTTCTGGGCGTCGGCCCGTGAGGTGATCGGCTTCACCCGGCAGCCCTGGATGAACGGCGCGCTCGGCGGGGCCTTGGTGGCCGCGCTGGTGGCGCTGGTCATCGGCCTGCTGCTGCGGCGCGCTGCTCGACGTTGA
- a CDS encoding rhodanese-like domain-containing protein has translation MTVPEIEASALPDDAYLLDVREQEEWVAGHAPDAAHIPMTQIQQRVDEVPADRTVYVVCRVGGRSLQVAAWLNQLGREAVNVGGGMQSWEAARRPMVSETGQQPFVA, from the coding sequence ATGACCGTTCCTGAGATCGAGGCCAGTGCCCTTCCCGATGACGCCTACCTGCTTGACGTGCGTGAGCAGGAGGAGTGGGTGGCCGGCCACGCCCCTGACGCCGCGCACATCCCCATGACCCAGATCCAGCAGCGGGTCGACGAGGTGCCGGCAGACCGGACGGTCTACGTCGTCTGCCGGGTGGGCGGACGGTCGCTGCAGGTCGCGGCCTGGCTCAACCAGCTCGGGCGGGAGGCGGTCAACGTCGGCGGCGGCATGCAGTCGTGGGAGGCCGCGCGCCGCCCGATGGTGAGCGAGACCGGACAGCAACCTTTCGTGGCCTAA
- a CDS encoding winged helix-turn-helix transcriptional regulator has product MEDGTFRSLSYCDSTVDDDDDYDVRQWDTREDCEVRQILDRIADKWSLLVIALLDCQSLRFSQLRREIDGVSQRMLSVTLRHLERDGLVSRKVHPVVPPRVDYALTPLGRTLHQTIKSLVTWTEEHQAEIASARAEYDARQEMMEA; this is encoded by the coding sequence ATGGAAGACGGCACTTTCAGATCACTCAGTTACTGCGACAGCACCGTGGACGACGACGACGACTACGACGTGCGGCAGTGGGACACCCGCGAGGACTGCGAGGTCCGCCAGATACTCGACCGCATCGCGGACAAGTGGTCGCTGCTCGTCATCGCGTTGCTCGACTGCCAGAGCCTGCGCTTCTCCCAGCTGCGCCGCGAGATCGACGGCGTCAGCCAGCGCATGCTCAGCGTGACCCTGCGTCACCTCGAGCGTGACGGGCTGGTGTCCCGTAAGGTCCACCCGGTGGTGCCGCCCAGGGTGGACTATGCGCTGACGCCGCTCGGGCGGACCCTGCACCAGACGATCAAATCCCTGGTCACGTGGACTGAGGAGCATCAGGCGGAGATCGCGTCGGCGCGTGCGGAGTACGACGCGAGGCAAGAGATGATGGAGGCATGA
- a CDS encoding MFS transporter produces MPARSWGVLAVLCGAIFLEGIDVAMLNVALPSIRADLGLSTGMLSGVVSAYVLGYGGFMLLGGRAADLLGRRRMFLLWLGVFLVFSGLGGFADEGWVLLIARFVTGVAAAFMTPAGLSLITTTFPEGRLRNRALLIYAGTAAGGFALGLVIGGLLTAFGWRWVFFAPVLMSAVILAIAIPLIKEPAAERPPATGFDLAGAATITGAMMLLVYGVVRLEQPADGWPLTVAAFAGGLALLAAFAAVERRSDGPLVRLGILRSGSLVRANLMAALLTASFFGFQFLITLYLQELRGWSTIQTGLALLAAATDVVLAPTLTPWLVNRYGNAKVVLGGLLSGLLAYALFLGVGLDWTYAAMLPSMLLIGLMFAFVYGPLTIVATDGIAEHEQGLAGGLINSSFQFGAALGLSAVTAINVAALGTDPTPQASLTALRTALLAPVTATLLAAIIATIGLRTRTRTRDRVPVKA; encoded by the coding sequence ATGCCTGCCCGTTCCTGGGGCGTCCTCGCCGTCTTGTGCGGCGCCATCTTCCTCGAGGGCATCGACGTGGCCATGCTGAACGTCGCCCTCCCGTCCATCCGGGCCGACCTGGGGTTGTCCACGGGCATGCTGAGCGGGGTCGTGAGCGCGTACGTGCTCGGCTACGGCGGTTTCATGCTGCTCGGCGGCCGCGCGGCCGACCTGCTGGGCCGCCGCCGCATGTTCCTGCTCTGGCTCGGAGTGTTCCTGGTGTTCTCCGGCCTCGGGGGCTTCGCGGACGAGGGCTGGGTGCTGCTGATCGCCCGCTTCGTCACGGGTGTGGCCGCCGCCTTCATGACCCCGGCCGGCCTCTCCCTGATCACCACGACGTTTCCCGAGGGCCGGCTGCGCAACCGTGCCCTGCTCATCTACGCGGGGACAGCCGCAGGCGGCTTCGCGCTCGGCCTGGTGATCGGCGGCCTGCTCACGGCCTTCGGCTGGCGCTGGGTCTTCTTCGCGCCGGTGCTGATGTCGGCGGTGATCCTGGCCATCGCGATCCCCCTGATCAAGGAGCCCGCCGCCGAACGCCCTCCGGCCACGGGGTTCGACCTGGCGGGCGCCGCCACCATCACGGGTGCGATGATGCTGTTGGTCTACGGCGTCGTACGCCTGGAGCAGCCAGCCGACGGCTGGCCGCTGACCGTCGCGGCCTTCGCCGGCGGCCTGGCCCTGCTCGCGGCGTTCGCCGCCGTCGAGCGCCGCTCCGACGGCCCGCTGGTGCGACTCGGCATCCTCAGGTCAGGCTCCCTGGTGCGGGCCAACCTGATGGCCGCCCTGCTCACGGCCTCGTTCTTCGGCTTCCAGTTCCTGATCACGCTCTACCTGCAGGAGTTGCGCGGCTGGTCCACCATCCAGACGGGCCTGGCCCTGCTGGCGGCCGCCACCGACGTGGTGCTGGCCCCCACGCTCACCCCGTGGCTGGTCAACCGGTACGGCAACGCGAAGGTCGTGCTGGGCGGCCTGCTGTCGGGCCTGCTGGCGTACGCGTTGTTCCTCGGCGTCGGTCTGGACTGGACGTACGCGGCCATGCTGCCGTCGATGCTGCTCATCGGCCTGATGTTCGCCTTCGTGTACGGCCCGCTCACGATCGTGGCCACGGACGGCATCGCCGAGCACGAGCAGGGCCTGGCCGGCGGCCTCATCAACTCCTCGTTCCAGTTCGGCGCGGCCCTGGGCCTGTCGGCGGTCACCGCGATCAACGTCGCGGCTCTCGGCACCGACCCCACCCCCCAAGCATCCCTGACCGCCCTCCGCACAGCCCTCCTCGCCCCGGTGACCGCAACCCTGCTGGCCGCCATCATCGCCACCATCGGCCTCCGCACCCGCACACGGACAAGGGACCGCGTCCCGGTCAAGGCCTGA
- a CDS encoding Fpg/Nei family DNA glycosylase, giving the protein MPELPEVESLAHFLRDRAVGRTILGVDVVAIQALKTFDPPVTALGGLTVTGVARHGKFLDLDCDGLHLVIHLARAGWLRWREDLSGAKPVRPGKGPLAVRLRLAPDDEGLAPGFELTEAGTQKRLAVYVTKNPDDVPGIAALGPDPLDESFTVEALKRIVGGSRTQIKGLLRDQKVIAGIGNAYSDEVLHAAKMSPFKIAATLTDAQIADLHEAIVTTLREAVERAHGLAAKDLKAEKKSGLRVHNRAGQPCDVCGDTIREVSFADSALQYCPTCQTGGKPLADRRLSRLLK; this is encoded by the coding sequence ATGCCGGAACTTCCCGAAGTGGAGTCTCTGGCCCACTTCTTGCGCGACCGGGCGGTGGGCCGCACCATCCTGGGTGTCGACGTGGTCGCCATCCAGGCGCTCAAGACGTTCGATCCGCCGGTCACCGCGCTCGGCGGGCTGACCGTGACCGGCGTGGCCAGGCACGGCAAGTTCCTCGACCTCGACTGCGACGGGCTGCATCTGGTCATCCACCTCGCCCGCGCGGGATGGCTGCGCTGGCGCGAGGATTTGTCCGGGGCGAAGCCGGTCCGTCCTGGGAAGGGGCCGCTCGCGGTGCGGCTGCGGCTGGCGCCCGATGACGAGGGCTTGGCGCCCGGGTTCGAGCTCACCGAGGCGGGGACGCAGAAGCGCCTTGCCGTCTATGTCACGAAAAATCCGGACGATGTCCCCGGCATCGCCGCCCTCGGCCCCGATCCCCTGGACGAGTCCTTCACCGTGGAGGCGCTCAAGCGGATCGTGGGCGGCAGCCGCACCCAGATCAAAGGGCTGCTGCGCGATCAGAAGGTCATCGCGGGCATCGGGAACGCCTACTCCGACGAGGTGCTGCACGCGGCCAAGATGTCCCCGTTCAAGATCGCGGCGACCTTGACGGACGCCCAGATCGCCGATCTGCACGAGGCCATCGTGACCACGCTGAGGGAGGCGGTGGAGCGGGCGCACGGGCTGGCGGCCAAGGACCTCAAGGCGGAGAAGAAGTCCGGGCTTCGGGTGCACAACCGGGCGGGGCAGCCGTGTGACGTGTGCGGTGACACGATCCGCGAGGTGTCGTTCGCCGACTCCGCGCTCCAGTACTGCCCCACCTGCCAGACCGGCGGCAAGCCCCTCGCCGACCGGAGGCTTTCCCGTCTTCTTAAATAA
- a CDS encoding TenA family protein, which translates to MTMSETLHAVGRPLLQAQLEHPTVAGIARGDLAEPVFRSWLEQDYLFLLDYVRVFSRLAWQAPDAHLGDLVDLAHTTYHDELSLHRSLSAEFGADLDGAVKGLACAAYTAFLLDSAASYGEGLAALYPCMWGYSSLGRILAENPPAEPRYRAWVDTYADPEFAALTVRIAQMIDEADPDPARAEVLFREGMAHELAFWDVP; encoded by the coding sequence ATGACTATGTCGGAGACGTTGCATGCCGTCGGTCGTCCGCTGCTCCAGGCGCAGCTGGAGCATCCCACCGTGGCCGGGATCGCGCGGGGCGACCTGGCCGAGCCGGTGTTCAGGTCGTGGCTGGAGCAGGACTACCTGTTCCTGCTCGACTACGTGCGGGTGTTCTCCCGGCTGGCCTGGCAGGCGCCCGACGCGCATCTGGGCGACCTGGTGGATCTGGCGCACACGACGTACCACGACGAGCTGAGCTTGCATCGGTCGTTGTCGGCGGAGTTCGGGGCCGATCTGGACGGGGCGGTGAAGGGGCTGGCGTGTGCGGCGTATACGGCGTTCCTGCTGGATTCGGCGGCGTCGTACGGGGAGGGGCTGGCGGCGCTCTATCCGTGTATGTGGGGGTATTCGAGCCTCGGGCGGATCCTGGCGGAGAATCCGCCGGCCGAGCCGCGGTACCGGGCGTGGGTGGACACGTACGCGGATCCGGAGTTCGCGGCGTTGACGGTGCGGATCGCGCAGATGATCGACGAGGCCGACCCCGATCCGGCGCGGGCGGAGGTGCTGTTCAGGGAAGGGATGGCACACGAGCTGGCCTTCTGGGACGTTCCGTAG
- a CDS encoding GOLPH3/VPS74 family protein, whose product MTVTIAEELLLLAYKEDGKPLINSTQLDPALAGAILAELAVADRVELSNKKLTLKDPAPVGDDELDATLTRIAAERKDRTPQWWVQRLHSAKLRTRLLTKLASAGVLTEERGKVLGLFPITRWLEAQPGVEANVRERISAVLAGADPDARTAVLIAIMHAAKLDRKAFPGTSKARVKEIAEGAWAGDAVAKTIASINAAAMAAITAATTATAGSSG is encoded by the coding sequence ATGACGGTGACGATCGCCGAGGAACTCCTCCTGTTGGCTTACAAAGAAGACGGCAAGCCGCTCATCAACTCCACGCAGCTCGACCCGGCGCTGGCCGGCGCCATCCTGGCCGAGCTCGCCGTGGCGGACCGCGTGGAGCTGTCGAACAAGAAGCTCACGCTCAAGGACCCGGCCCCGGTCGGCGACGACGAACTGGACGCCACGCTCACCCGCATCGCCGCCGAACGCAAGGACCGCACACCGCAGTGGTGGGTGCAGCGCCTGCACTCGGCCAAGCTACGCACGCGCCTGCTCACCAAGCTGGCCTCGGCAGGCGTGCTGACCGAGGAACGGGGCAAGGTCCTGGGCCTGTTTCCGATCACCCGCTGGCTGGAGGCGCAGCCGGGAGTGGAGGCGAACGTCCGTGAACGGATCTCCGCCGTGCTCGCGGGCGCGGACCCCGACGCCCGCACCGCCGTCCTGATCGCGATCATGCACGCGGCCAAGCTGGATCGCAAGGCGTTCCCGGGAACGAGCAAGGCCCGCGTCAAGGAGATCGCGGAGGGCGCCTGGGCGGGCGACGCGGTCGCCAAGACCATCGCCTCCATCAACGCGGCGGCCATGGCGGCGATCACCGCCGCCACAACCGCCACAGCCGGCTCCTCGGGCTAG
- a CDS encoding LCP family protein codes for MTEDDRTRAMRSPGDGRPLPLRPADGLRSGGAPAYQVPSGGAGAPTHKLPVASQNPEAPAPPKAGSRVYGRARSGSSPVKPLRSRRDGAGPSEMAPRGPRKRPSGKTVLKIVAGLLVVLLVAAVGMFFWIDSRLAGIDAVLDDYEGRPADTPGTNWLLVGSDSRKGLSAAERKKLRTGRAVGQRTDSMMLLHIPEGSDKPTLVSLPRDSAVTIPGKGRDKLNSAYSLGGPKLLARTVETVTGIHVDHYMEIGFAGFVDIVDAVGGVEINVRADVDDPKAGLKLKKGTQVLTGAQALGYVRTRKGGALPDFERTKRQRQFLGAVVKKAASPGVLINPFTSIPLAMSATDAVQVDGGTGAFDMLSLGLAMGDSPVTTVVPFGGEEPVPSGGTAVKWDRTKALALFDALKNDKPVPKTVVDAG; via the coding sequence GAGGGCCATGCGCTCGCCAGGCGACGGCCGCCCGCTGCCTCTGAGGCCCGCTGACGGCCTGCGCTCCGGCGGTGCGCCCGCCTACCAGGTGCCGTCCGGCGGGGCGGGAGCGCCCACGCACAAGCTCCCTGTCGCTTCCCAGAATCCTGAGGCGCCGGCTCCGCCCAAGGCCGGCTCGCGGGTCTATGGGAGGGCGCGGTCGGGCAGCAGTCCGGTCAAGCCGCTGCGGTCCAGGCGGGACGGAGCTGGGCCGTCGGAGATGGCCCCCAGAGGGCCCCGCAAGCGGCCGTCGGGTAAGACGGTTCTGAAGATCGTTGCCGGGCTGCTGGTGGTGTTGCTGGTGGCGGCCGTGGGTATGTTCTTCTGGATCGACTCCCGGTTGGCCGGGATCGACGCGGTGCTCGACGACTACGAGGGCCGTCCGGCCGACACCCCGGGCACCAACTGGCTGCTGGTGGGCTCCGACAGCCGCAAGGGTCTGTCGGCGGCCGAGCGTAAGAAGCTCCGCACCGGGCGTGCCGTGGGGCAGCGTACGGACTCGATGATGTTGCTGCACATCCCCGAGGGCAGCGACAAGCCGACGCTGGTCAGCCTGCCCCGCGACTCGGCGGTCACCATCCCGGGCAAGGGGCGCGACAAGCTCAACTCCGCCTACTCGCTAGGTGGGCCGAAGCTGCTGGCGCGCACGGTGGAGACGGTCACGGGGATCCATGTCGACCACTACATGGAGATCGGTTTCGCCGGATTCGTGGACATCGTCGACGCCGTCGGCGGCGTCGAGATCAACGTCCGGGCCGACGTGGACGACCCCAAAGCGGGGCTGAAACTGAAGAAGGGCACGCAGGTGCTCACTGGCGCCCAGGCCCTGGGGTACGTCCGCACCCGGAAGGGCGGCGCGCTGCCCGACTTCGAGCGGACCAAGCGGCAGCGGCAGTTCCTCGGCGCGGTCGTGAAGAAGGCGGCCAGCCCGGGAGTGCTGATCAACCCGTTCACCTCCATCCCGCTGGCCATGAGCGCCACGGACGCGGTCCAGGTCGACGGCGGCACCGGGGCGTTCGACATGCTCTCGCTCGGGCTGGCCATGGGTGACAGCCCGGTGACGACTGTGGTGCCGTTCGGTGGGGAGGAGCCCGTCCCGAGCGGGGGCACGGCGGTCAAGTGGGACCGGACGAAGGCCCTGGCGCTCTTCGACGCGCTGAAGAACGACAAGCCGGTCCCGAAGACCGTTGTCGACGCCGGCTGA